The Mugil cephalus isolate CIBA_MC_2020 chromosome 11, CIBA_Mcephalus_1.1, whole genome shotgun sequence genome includes a window with the following:
- the LOC125016520 gene encoding uncharacterized protein LOC125016520 translates to MFVLFCLLWRLFHGTLGGPVQHVTWSDQVNQVQVQPHQGAAPSPLFYQLPMFLHAPGPLVSPELFRPVPRQMAISSGITALLLPQTRQHQEMEGTDARAVEVWCGFNAVSVRVDRTQLRAWTVPSLFRLGSCEASRVSPRFLDFHYGLTECDGQVQVFGGQLVYTHLLHYTPAPDGYVIRVPPLKVPIHCHYNRFHYSYQVGYRPQVQLTTLVKNIQSNRVFSLTVCNAQWEPVLPDQWFPLGEPVYFVAQAGFLLPGERLYVDACYATSSKDPEDTLRVDIITNYGCMTDSRREGSRSQFLFRGGNVLKFSIDTFLFRAASPVQYLHCSVSVSFTSSPTAKSCNYNQAAGWWEELKASPSLCSCCNYICSDTQPAVNTVSSSGWFVDQRDKMTPRTKMAPFQTEGELETVHPEEERKETIDVHLKEKHTSPFESHIINEKEKERVLAEKKDWMPGTVSPIEKTGRERSDSDIVAMKAGSQWTESETYGFDMSDEIRPHEKETPQGARELMENMDSVNGLSRDNGTNDGSGAPTITRNNSTKYNASSPGSTEEAPTAVITASACSNSDQMSCSSTHGAVQQESSGEHGTTSTSGVNNVSDSAEYKSLSGSGLTGIHSSTGDSKTNSGVIRKEVDGSINKSVDVMSAERQAGYSINSEGSGRDGLLQIRGLESGTSAQDFDSGVEEGDGLHLSQFTGGLKTKGQEYSDGIMHKETPHTVTTLQGGWALHSLG, encoded by the exons atgtttgtgttgttttgcctTCTTTGGAGACTGTTTCACGGTACCCTGGGAGGCCCGGTTCAGCACGTGACATGGTCGGACCAGGTAAATCAGGTTCAGGTGCAGCCCCACCAGGGCGCAGCCCCGAGTCCTTTATTTTACCAGCTGCCCATGTTCCTGCACGCCCCGGGGCCCCTCGTGTCACCGGAGCTGTTCCGTCCTGTCCCTCGTCAAATGGCGATTTCGTCCGGGATCACTGCGCTGCTGTTACCGCAGACGAGACAACACCAAGAGATGGAGGGCACGGACGCACGCGCCGTGGAGGTGTGGTGCGGTTTCAACGCCGTGTCAGTGCGCGTGGACCGCACGCAGCTGCGCGCGTGGACCGTCCCATCCCTTTTCCGACTGGGCTCGTGTGAGGCCAGCAGGGTCAGCCCCCGTTTCCTCGATTTCCACTACGGATTAACGGAGTGCGACGGACAAGTGCAG GTTTTTGGTGGTCAGCTGGTTTATACCCATTTACTGCACTATACCCCAGCTCCAGACGGATATGTCATCAGGGTTCCACCTCTGAAAGTTCCCATCCACTGCCATTACAACAG GTTCCATTACTCCTACCAAGTTGGCTACAGACCTCAAGTTCAGCTGACGACGTTGGTGAAGAATATTCAAAGTAACCGCGTCTTCAGCCTCACTGTCTGCAACG CCCAGTGGGAGCCCGTCCTTCCAGACCAGTGGTTTCCTTTGGGGGAGCCGGTGTATTTTGTGGCCCAGGCAGGATTTCTTTTGCCTGGGGAGAGGCTTTATGTGGACGCGTGCTACGCTACAAGCTCCAAAGACCCAGAGGACACGCTCAGAGTGGATATTATCACCAACTATGG CTGTATGACAGACAGCAGGAGGGAAGGGAGCAGGTCTCAGTTCCTGTTTAGAGGGGGCAACGTGCTAAAGTTTTCCATCGATACTTTTCTCTTCAGAGCAGCGTCTCCA gtgcagtacctccactgttctgtgtctgtcagtTTCACCAGTTCTCCGACCGCAAAGTCCTGCAACTACAACCAGGCTGCTGGCTG GTGGGAGGAGTTGAAAGCCTCACCCTCACTGTGCTCCTGCTGTAACTACATCTGCAGTGACACACAGCCTG CTGTCAACACCGTCAGCAGTTCAGGCTGGTTCGTTGACCAACGCGACAAAATGACACCGAGGACAAAGATGGCGCCTTTTCAAACGGAAGGAGAACTGGAAACGGTCCAtccagaagaggagaggaaagagacgATTGATGTGCaccttaaagaaaaacatacttCTCCATTCGAGAGCCACATTATCAACGAGAAGGAAAAAGAACGAGTCCTCGCTGAGAAAAAGGACTGGATGCCAGGTACAGTCAGCCCGATAGAAAAGACAGGAAGGGAGAGGAGTGACTCAGACATTGTGGCCATGAAGGCAGGAAGTCAGTGGACAGAATCTGAGACGTACGGCTTTGATATGTCCGATGAGATCAGACCTCATGAAAAGGAAACTCCTCAGGGAGCCAGGGAGTTGATGGAAAATATGGATTCTGTGAATGGTTTATCCAGGGACAATGGTACTAATGATGGTTCTGGAGCTCCAACTATCACAAGAAACAACAGTACAAAATATAATGCAAGCAGTCCTGGTTCTACTGAAGAAGCTCCTACAGCTGTAATTACTGCCAGTGCATGTTCTAATAGTGACCAAATGAGCTGTAGTTCTACTCACGGTGCAGTCCAGCAGGAAAGCAGTGGTGAGCACGGTACCACCTCTACCAGTGGAGTTAATAATGTATCTGATTCTGCTGAATATAAGAGTCTGTCTGGGAGCGGATTAACTGGCATTCATTCTTCTACTGGTGACTCTAAAACCAACTCAGGGGTGATCAGAAAGGAGGTGGATGGGTCTATTAACAAGTCTGTGGACGTGATGTCTGCTGAGAGGCAGGCAGGTTATTCCATTAATAGTGAAGGATCAGGTAGAGACGGTCTCCTGCAGATCAGAGGGTTAGAATCGGGCACGTCTGC GCAGGATTTTGATTCTGGAGTTGAAGAAGGTGACGGTCTTCATCTGAGTCAGTTTACTGGTGGATTAAAGACAAAGGGACAAGAATATTCTGATGGTATTATGCATAAAGAAACACCACACACGGTCACCACCTTGCAAGGTGGATGGGCCCTGCACAGTTTGGGTTAA